The Thalassomonas actiniarum genome contains the following window.
CATCCATTTCCGCGGTAATACGCGCCACTTCATCTAAACCGATTTGGTGTATTTCATCGGCAGATAAGTTCGAGTCAGCCAAATAACGGATTTCATGTTGATAGAAGCTTTCCCCGTTCGGCTGCGCCCAGATACCGTCTTCACTTGGTGCCCGCTGCTCTAATTGCACCATGGTTTTTTTGATATCCCGGTAACCCGGATAAACCTTAGTAGCAACCGTTTCTGCTGCCTGTTTAATCAAGGCTTGTTTTTCTGCCGTGCTAAGCTGCTCAAGCTTATCCAGCTTTTTAGCAAAATGCGTTACCAGGCCATGCTCAGCAGCCTTGGGAGCAACAAAGTTGTCCAGGAAATTTAAGGTATTCGGGAACAGGGCTTTAGGCAAGATAATGCCTTTTTCGGCATCATCAAGCACCTTAGATTTCACCGCTTTAATTAACGGCTCAAAAGCCGCCAAACGCTGCAGGTAGTTAAGTGCATCGGTTTTCGAACTTATATTGTGTTGATCCTGCAAGACCGCAGGAATATCAATGAGCGGCCCGGAAATTTGACTCACAACAAAAGGTAAATGCCCACCCCAGGTATCGATATAACCGCCGGGAAAACCTAAATCCCCCTGGTAATAACCGGCAATATCCTGATTGACACCGAGGTGCAGGCTGTTTTTATCCGACAAGGCATCAAGATCAAAAGCCTTTAATGAGGCTACCGATGCTTTCATGCTGTTTTGCACCGCCAACATACCTTTAGTGGAATAATCCGGCCAGGTGCCCTGGTAGTCGCCCGCCACCTCAGATGACAAGTTAAGGGAAGTCGCCAGCGCAGGCTGCAGTTTAATAAATTTTTGGGTATAAGTCTCAACAGCGCTATCTATCGCTGCCTGACTGTAAGTGTTTATTTGTGCGGTGGTGTTGCTCGTCTGATTAGCTTCATGACTGCAACCGGATAAGGCCGCCAGTAGCGTAAGGGCGATAATGCTTTTTTTCATTTTATGGATCCAAGCTTGTTGTCTGATTTACTCAAGGCTGATGATATATTGTATATTCGTTAATTTATCGTAATTATGTGCTTTATTTGATAAAACTCTGCTGAAGCGATAACGAAAGCAATGACAAAATCAATCAACTAGCTTCAACAAGGCACTAAAACCGGCGACAACGCTATAAAAAAATAACCATAAAAGCAAGTGCTGTGCGGTGAATCCACTGTTTTTGCGGCCAATACATTTGCAACCAGAACAAAAGCAAGGCTTACCACCTTAAACCTTCTTTATTTATCGACAGCGGCGCTCCACCAGTCAGTGCTTGACTTTCAATGGGCGGTAATAAACAATTTCCAGAGATGAACCTAACAAATTATTTGCTGCCTTTTTCCCCTTATTTCTGATTAATTTCCGATTATGTGGCGATTAAGTGCCGGTAAATATTGTTAAATTTTAGGATGTTCGGCATGAATGGAAGTTTTGATTTTGATCTCAAATCGCTGGAAATATTTGTCTATACCGTAGACTCCGGCAATATGACACTGGCCGCCGAGCGCTTAGGCACCACCCAGTCAGCAGTTTCCCAAAACCTGGCAAATTTAGAAAAATCCTTACAGGTAAAATTACTCGATCGTACGGTAAGGCCGTTGGAAATGACCACCGCCGGGCGTTTCTTCTATGACAGTGCCACAAAAATGTTAACCCTGGCACAAAAAACCAATGAAGATATGCATCAAAGTAAATTCAGCCATTTAGATCATGTCAATATCGCTATGGTGGACTCCCTGGTCACAGCCCTTGGCCCTTCACTTATCGCCGCACTCAAAGGACGCGCCACCAGCTGGTCGGTAAACACCGGGCTGTCACACTTACATGCCAATGCCCTGCTCTCACGTCATGTCGATATGATCCTCTCGGACGATGCCTTAGAAGAGCATGCCGAGTTAAAACGTTACCGTATCCTCAGGGAGCCTTTCGTATTGGTTTTGCCCAAAGGCCATCAAGGTCAGGTCGAGCACCTACCTAAGCTGCTCAAGACCTTAGGCTTGATACGTTATAGCGCCAATTCACTGATCGGCATAACGGTTGAGCGTTATCTCAAGCGCATGTCGGTTGAGCCGCCGGTAAGCCTGCGTCTGGATAATACCTTTGCTATCCTTTCCTCGGTTGCCGCTGGCCTTGGCTGGACCATCACCACACCTTTGTGTTTATTCCAAAACGGTATTCGCCACCTGGAGCTTGATTGTTATCCGCTGCCGGGAGAGCCGCTATACCGTAATTTAACTTTGGTCAGCAGGCACAATGAATTGTGGGAACTGCCCAAAGTGATTGCTGACGATAGCCGTATTATCTTGCAAGATAATTTTCTCGGTTATGTAGAGCAACACCTGTCCTGGTTAGACCATGAAATAAAAATAGGTTAAAGACTGCTCCCCTGCCTTTTCCCCTGCCGGGTAAGCTATTACCGGCAAAAAACCACCAAAGAAATCAGCTATAACAAGGCTTTGCCTGACATTATTAGTTTTTCTAATACCTCTTTTCACGAAATATTTATTCTATTTGACCGCAACTTTCCCCTCTTTTAGTATCGAATGAGGTTGTTTTTCAGTCAGTTAACAATCGCGGATGCTGTACCTAAATAAACAATAAATGGGGAAATATTCATGTCGGACATCAATAATAACTCGACGGTAGATTACGAAGACGTATCTTCGGACTATCTTGAACAGAGACAACTCAAAAAAGGTGTCGCCGGCTGGATTTTACTGGCAAGCCTCGGGGTATCCTATGTGATTTCCGGTGATTTTGCCGGTTGGAACTTTGGTTTAGCCCAGGGCGGCTTTGGCGGTATGTTAATTGCCACCATTTTGATGGGTGTAATGTACAGCTTTATGATTTTTGGTCTGGCTGAGTTATCCGCTTCCCTGCCCACCGCCGGTGGTGGTTACAGCTTCGCCCGGCGCGCCATGGGCCCCTGGGGCGGTTTTTTAACCGGCACCGCCATCTTACTGGAATATTCAATTGCCCCCGCCGCCATCGCGGTGTTTATCGGTGCTTATGTCAATGAAATTTTTGGCCTTAATGGCCCGCTCATTTATGCCGCCTGTTATATCATCTTCGTCGGTATCCACCTGTTTGGCGCCGGTGAAGCGCTAAAAATCATGATGGGCATCACAGGCGTCGCCGTTATTGCCCTGCTGGTTTTTGCACTGGGATTAATTCCTCATTTTGACATCAATAACCTGCTAGATATTGCCGTCAATGAGCAAGCCGTTGGCGCCAGTGCCTTCTTACCCGAGGGCTATATAGGCATATGGAGCGCCATTCCTTTTGCTATCTGGCTATTTCTGGCGGTTGAAGGGGTACCGCTGGCAGCAGAAGAAACCACGAATCCCGGCCGCGATATGCCCAAAGGTATT
Protein-coding sequences here:
- a CDS encoding DUF885 domain-containing protein; the encoded protein is MKKSIIALTLLAALSGCSHEANQTSNTTAQINTYSQAAIDSAVETYTQKFIKLQPALATSLNLSSEVAGDYQGTWPDYSTKGMLAVQNSMKASVASLKAFDLDALSDKNSLHLGVNQDIAGYYQGDLGFPGGYIDTWGGHLPFVVSQISGPLIDIPAVLQDQHNISSKTDALNYLQRLAAFEPLIKAVKSKVLDDAEKGIILPKALFPNTLNFLDNFVAPKAAEHGLVTHFAKKLDKLEQLSTAEKQALIKQAAETVATKVYPGYRDIKKTMVQLEQRAPSEDGIWAQPNGESFYQHEIRYLADSNLSADEIHQIGLDEVARITAEMDAILVSQGMEQGSVGERLIKLVDMPQFVYEDSDEGRAQLLADLSKEIDKVMAKAPELFATMPTQEVIVKRVPVASQAGAPGGSYMPPALDGSRPGVYNINLKDMKAQPSFSLKTLTYHEAVPGHHFQISLNMAQKDIGIMRQIAQFNAFTEGWALYSELVAYEMGMYENDPWGNLGRLQAEVYRAARLVVDTGLHHKRWSREQAITYFHNATGTAMSDVESAIERYMAWPGQALGYKLGMLKMVELRDWAKAELKEKFDIKAFHDLVLLPGARPLTLLEQDVKRWVKQQKA
- the eat gene encoding ethanolamine permease, encoding MSDINNNSTVDYEDVSSDYLEQRQLKKGVAGWILLASLGVSYVISGDFAGWNFGLAQGGFGGMLIATILMGVMYSFMIFGLAELSASLPTAGGGYSFARRAMGPWGGFLTGTAILLEYSIAPAAIAVFIGAYVNEIFGLNGPLIYAACYIIFVGIHLFGAGEALKIMMGITGVAVIALLVFALGLIPHFDINNLLDIAVNEQAVGASAFLPEGYIGIWSAIPFAIWLFLAVEGVPLAAEETTNPGRDMPKGIITAMGILIVFATLVLFLAPGVAGSEMMKDHGAPLVGALQVVYGENSSIATFVNIVGLFGLIASFFSIIFAYSRQVFALSRAGYLPRILSVTGKRKVPSMALIIPGIIGFLLSLTGEGDLMITMAVFGATISYALMMMSHIILRKKEPELERPYRTPGGTLTTGIAFILAIGAFISTFFVSLEAAMWSAVFYAILVAYFAFYSRHHLVGKVPEEEFAAIARAESELAE
- a CDS encoding LysR family transcriptional regulator: MNGSFDFDLKSLEIFVYTVDSGNMTLAAERLGTTQSAVSQNLANLEKSLQVKLLDRTVRPLEMTTAGRFFYDSATKMLTLAQKTNEDMHQSKFSHLDHVNIAMVDSLVTALGPSLIAALKGRATSWSVNTGLSHLHANALLSRHVDMILSDDALEEHAELKRYRILREPFVLVLPKGHQGQVEHLPKLLKTLGLIRYSANSLIGITVERYLKRMSVEPPVSLRLDNTFAILSSVAAGLGWTITTPLCLFQNGIRHLELDCYPLPGEPLYRNLTLVSRHNELWELPKVIADDSRIILQDNFLGYVEQHLSWLDHEIKIG